One segment of Theobroma cacao cultivar B97-61/B2 chromosome 9, Criollo_cocoa_genome_V2, whole genome shotgun sequence DNA contains the following:
- the LOC18590223 gene encoding receptor protein kinase TMK1 codes for MECDPQRFCLGVLFCFFTLVYSATDPNDLKILNDFKKGLDNPELLKWPDNGDDPCGPPPWPHVFCSGDRVSQIQVQNLGLSGPLPQNLNQLTKLFNLGLQKNHFNGKVPTFSGLSELEFAYLDNNEFDTIPADFFDGLSIVRVLALDYNPFNKSTGWSIPKELENSVQLTNLSLVNCNVVGPLPDFLGKLPSLVALKLSYNRLSGEIPASFGESLMQILWLNDQDGGGMTGPIDVVAKMVSLTQLWLHGNQFTGTIPENIGNLTSLKDLNLNRNQLVGLIPESLANMELDNLVLNNNQLMGPIPKFKAGNISYASNSFCQSEPGISCAPEVTALLGFLSGMTYPLNLAFQWSGNEPCAGPWMGLSCNPKSQVSIINLPRHNLSGTLSPAVAKLDSLIEIRLGGNSIHGTVPDNFTELESLRTLDLSGNNLEPPFPKFRDSVKVVIEGNPLLTANQTKEPASPTGSPPPASSESPPNDQSGDTESPPSSRSPSPDRDKNSHSSTATAKQVESQSNGFQRFKLVIVAGSAAIAIMVLLVILFSICCCKKRKRASEASSSIVVHPKDPSDPENMVKIAVSNNTTGSLFSKTATSSGSSNSSATQNSHVIEAGNLVISVQVLRKGTKDFAQENELGRGGFGTVYKGELEDGTKLAVKRMEAGVISSKALDEFQSEIAVLSKVRHRHLVSLLGYSIEGNERLLVYEYMPQGALSKHLFHWKNLKLEPLSWRRRLTIALDVARGMEYLHNLARQTFIHRDLKSSNILLDDDFRAKVSDFGLVKLAPDGEKSVATRLAGTFGYLAPEYAVMGKITTKVDVFSYGVVLMELLTGLTALDEDRSEESRYLAEWFWRIKSNKEKLMAAIDPALEVNDETYESIATIAELAGHCTAREPYHRPDMGHAVNVLAPLVEMWKPVHDESECHSGIDYSQPLSQMLKVWQAAESQGLSYASLDDSKGSIPAKPTGFADSFTSADGR; via the exons ATGGAATGTGATCCTCAAAGGTTCTGTCTTggtgttttgttttgtttctttacaCTAGTTTATAGTGCTACAGATCCCAATGACTTGAAAATCTTGAATGATTTCAAGAAAGGATTGGATAATCCAGAGCTACTTAAGTGGCCTGATAATGGAGATGATCCCTGTGGTCCGCCTCCTTGGCCTCACGTCTTCTGCTCTGGTGATAGAGTTTCTCAAATTCAGGTCCAAAATCTTGGTCTCAGTGGACCTCTTCCTCAAAACCTCAACCAGCTTACAAAGCTCTTTAATTTGGGGCTTCAAAAGAATCACTTTAATGGCAAAGTACCAACCTTCAGTGGTTTATCAGAGTTAGAGTTTGCTTACTTGGATAACAATGAATTTGATACTATTCCAGCTGATTTTTTTGATGGGCTTAGCATTGTACGTGTCTTGGCTTTGGATTATAACCCGTTCAATAAGAGTACTGGATGGTCTATTCCTAAGGAATTGGAAAATTCAGTTCAATTGACAAACCTTTCTTTGGTTAACTGCAATGTGGTTGGACCATTGCCTGATTTTCTAGGGAAGTTGCCATCTCTTGTAGCACTGAAACTTTCTTATAACAGATTGTCTGGTGAGATTCCGGCGAGTTTTGGAGAGTCTCTGATGCAGATTTTGTGGTTGAATGATCAAGATGGTGGAGGGATGACTGGTCCTATTGATGTGGTTGCCAAAATGGTGTCTTTGACACAGCTTTGGCTTCATGGGAATCAGTTCACAGGGACAATCCCAGAGAATATTGGGAATTTGACTTCTTTGAAGGATCTCAATCTCAATAGAAACCAGCTTGTTGGTTTGATTCCTGAGAGCCTGGCCAATATGGAGCTGGATAACTTGGTCTTGAACAATAATCAGCTGATGGGTCCGATACCAAAGTTTAAGGCTGGTAATATCTCTTATGCTTCCAATTCATTTTGTCAATCTGAACCTGGGATTTCATGTGCCCCAGAAGTTACTGCACTTTTGGGTTTTCTTAGTGGTATGACTTACCCTTTAAATCTTGCTTTTCAATGGTCTGGTAACGAACCCTGTGCTGGGCCGTGGATGGGATTGAGTTGCAATCCAAAATCTCAGGTTTCTATTATCAATTTGCCTAGACATAACCTTAGTGGTACACTTAGTCCGGCAGTTGCTAAGTTAGATTCATTGATTGAAATTAGGCTGGGGGGAAACAGCATACACGGTACTGTTCCTGACAACTTTACTGAACTCGAAAGTTTGAGAACATTGGATCTAAGTGGAAACAATCTTGAGCCTCCATTCCCCAAATTTCGGGACAGCGTGAAGGTTGTCATCGAAGGAAATCCTCTGTTGACTGCTAATCAGACAAAGGAACCTGCTTCCCCTACTGGCAGTCCACCTCCTGCAAGTTCAGAATCTCCACCAAACGATCAATCAGGTGATACAGAGTCACCACCATCCAGCAGATCACCATCCCCGGATAGAGATAAGAATTCTCATTCATCTACTGCTACTGCCAAACAAGTTGAATCCCAATCCAATGGTTTCCAAAGATTCAAACTGGTAATTGTGGCTGGAAGTGCAGCTATTGCTATCATGGTTCTCCTAGTGATTCTATTTTCTATATGCTGTTgtaagaagagaaaaagagctTCTGAGGCTTCTAGTTCCATAGTGGTTCATCCTAAAGACCCATCAGATCCTGAAAACATGGTAAAGATAGCAGTTTCCAATAACACCACTGGAAGCTTATTTAGTAAAACTGCAACAAGTTCTGGGAGTAGTAATAGCAGTGCAACACAAAATTCTCATGTCATTGAGGCTGGAAACTTGGTCATATCTGTTCAAGTACTCCGAAAAGGGACCAAGGACTTTGCTCAAGAAAATGAGCTTGGCCGTGGTGGGTTTGGGACTGTTTACAAGGGTGAACTGGAAGATGGAACAAAACTAGCTGTTAAGAGGATGGAGGCTGGGGTTATAAGCAGTAAAGCATTGGATGAATTTCAGTCTGAAATTGCTGTACTTTCTAAGGTCCGGCATCGGCATCTGGTTTCTCTTTTGGGTTATTCTATTGAAGGCAATGAGAGGCTTCTAGTCTATGAGTATATGCCTCAGGGTGCTCTGAGCAAGCATCTGTTCCATTGGAAGAACCTGAAATTGGAACCTCTATCTTGGAGAAGAAGGCTCACTATTGCATTGGATGTTGCTAGAGGAATGGAATATCTGCATAACTTGGCCCGACAAACTTTTATACACAGAGATCTCAAGTCTTCCAACATCCTTCTAGATGATGACTTTCGAGCAAAAGTTTCAGATTTTGGGTTGGTGAAACTTGCACCTGATGGAGAGAAGTCTGTGGCAACTAGGCTTGCTGGAACATTTGGATACCTAGCACCTGAATATGCTG TGATGGGGAAAATCACTACTAAAGTTGATGTCTTCAGCTATGGGGTTGTGTTGATGGAGCTACTGACTGGATTGACAGCACTTGATGAGGACCGCTCGGAGGAAAGCCGTTACTTGGCTGAGTGGTTTTGgcgaatcaaatcaaacaaggaGAAGCTTATGGCTGCAATTGATCCAGCCCTTGAAGTGAATGATGAAACCTATGAGAGCATTGCCACCATAGCTGAACTAGCTGGGCACTGCACTGCGAGGGAGCCTTATCATCGGCCTGACATGGGCCATGCAGTGAATGTGCTGGCACCCCTAGTTGAGATGTGGAAACCAGTTCATGATGAATCAGAGTGTCATTCAGGCATTGATTACAGCCAGCCACTTTCCCAAATGTTGAAAGTTTGGCAGGCAGCAGAAAGCCAAGGCCTGAGCTATGCAAGTCTGGATGATAGCAAAGGAAGTATTCCAGCGAAGCCTACTGGATTTGCAGACTCCTTCACATCTGCTGATGGTCGATGA